The following are encoded in a window of Corythoichthys intestinalis isolate RoL2023-P3 chromosome 8, ASM3026506v1, whole genome shotgun sequence genomic DNA:
- the LOC130920801 gene encoding type-2 ice-structuring protein-like yields the protein MLSVSLVFCAIVALATALDVNSTHLAAAPCPPGWTEHKDRCYFFDNNVKTWVDAEANCQQLGGNLASIRNDDENTFIQTLANSAPAWVGGTDCQASGAWFWMDGTPMIARFWCPLKPDNELAQCCLQINTGVNKCWDDVPCTSTLPYVCTLSR from the exons atgctGTCCGTATCTTTAGTTTTTTGTGCCATTGTGGCACTGGCTACAGCTCTGG ATGTTAATAGTACTCACTTGGCGGCAGCACCTTGTCCGCCCGGCTGGACCGAACATAAAGATCGTTGTTACTTCTTCGATAATAATGTCAAGACCTGGGTTGATGCTGAG GCGAATTGCCAGCAGTTGGGAGGGAACCTTGCATCTATACGCAATGATGACGAAAACACCTTCATTCAAACCCTGGCTAACAGTGCACCTGCGTGGGTCGGAGGAACAGATTGCCAAGCT TCAGGAGCCTGGTTCTGGATGGATGGTACACCAATGATTGCAAGATTCTGGTGTCCACTCAAACCAGACAATGAACTCGCACAGTGTTGTCTACAGATAAATACTGGTG TGAACAAATGCTGGGATGATGTACCCTGTACTTCTACCCTTCCATATGTGTGTACATTGAGTCGTTAG